In Flavobacterium enshiense, the genomic stretch TTTCATGTTCTCTGATACTCATGATTGCTTTTCCACCGTCGTTCACAATTTCATTGTAAATCAAATCGGAATCGGTTACAACAAAAACATCATCAAACAATTGTGTTTCCACCGCAGCTTCATACGTTCTTAAAATCACGGTTTTTCCTCCTAAATCCTGCATCAGTTTTGCAGGAAAACGTGTGGAAGCATATCGGGCGGGGATTACTGCTATTATTTTCATATTATTTGAGTAGCTGAGTTCTAAAGTGGCTAAGTTACTGAGTTTTTAGTAAGTTGCAAAGTTTCAAAGTTACTGAGATTCAAAGTAGTTTATTAACTCATAATCTATCATTCAAAACAATCATCCTTAAATCCAATCAGATATAATTTATCTTTCGCACGGGTAACCGCAGTATACAGCCAACGAATATAATCCCTGTCGATACCCTCAGGTAAGTAAGGTTGCTCAATAAATACGGTGTTCCACTGTCCTCCTTGTGATTTGTGACAGGTTATGGCATACGAAAATTTCACTTGAAGCGCATTAAAATATTCATTGCTTTTCACTTTTTGCAACATCCTGTATTTGCTGGTCTCTCCTTCATAATCCATCAACACTTCCTGATACAGCCTGTTCGATTCTTCATAAGTCAGAGACGGAGACTCGCTGGTCAAAGTATCCAAAATCAAAACCGTTTCGAGTGGAATCTGGTCCGGATAATCAACCATTCTGATTTTTACTTTGGCAAATCTAAATCCGTATAATTCTACAAACCTGAAAATTTCCAATACTTCAATGATATCACCATTGGCAATAAAATCTACTGTTTCATTGTCTTTCAGCCAGAAATAATTGTTTTTTACCACCATTAGGAAGTCGCCTGCTGAAAGTTCACTTTCCTTATCCAGAATTTTGAGTCGGATTTGCTGATTGTACTGATTCGCACGCTTGTTTGAACGCACAATAAAACATGTATCTTCTATACTGTAATTCGAGTAAGCATTGTGAATAGCATCCTGAATGTCATAACCGTCTTCCAATCGGATAATATCTTTAAATCCGCGCAACTGAAACTGAAACGTATCTATAAAATGAGATTTCAATACTTCACGTAATTCGGTGGCATTAAACAATATGCCCGATTTTTCAGCCTGACGCATAACTTCATCCAACTCAATATGAGGCACTTCCATATTGTAATTTATGGCCAGTTTATTGATGTCCAAAGCCGGACTCACATCCATCCCCACCGGAGGCAACTGAGCCGTATCCCCAACCAAAACCATCTTACAATTGTGTCCCGAATAAATATACATGATCAAATCGTCCAATAGCGAACCGTTCTCGTACATACTTGATTCTGTGGGAGAATCCGAAATCATCGAGGCCTCATCGACAATGAAAATGGTATTCTTAAATTTGTTGGGCTGCATGGTAAAGGTCACTCCGCCTCCACTCTTTTTCGGAAAATAAATACGCTTGTGAATTGTATGCGCCGGTTTATCGGAATAATTGGCAATCACTTTTGCAGCACGTCCGGTCGGTGCCAGCAAAACGTACTTTTTATTGATTTCTTTCAGCTGGTTTACAATCGTGGAAATCACTGTCGTTTTTCCCGTACCGGCATATCCTCTCAAAACAAAAATCTCGTCCTGATTTTCATTGGTAGCGAAATCGGCAATCTGTTGAAAAAAAATATCCTGCTTAGCTGTTGTCTGAAAAGGGAAATTTTGTTTGAGTAAGGAATAAAACTTAGCTGAAATCATTTATATTATTGAATTTTTGGAGCAAAACTTCCGGTATGAATCAAACCATTTTAGCTACGCTTAATCTTCGATTTCCTGCTTTCCGTTGCTCCCGATAGCTATTGGACCAGGACTAAAGAAAAACTCTGGACTCCTTTTAAACTTTCACACCTATATAAAGTGATGAGCCAAAGATAATAATGAATTTAAACACAATCTTGGTTTTGCGCATGAAAAAAAATGTAAATTTGCCATAATCGGATTAAACGTATGAGTACAGCTACAATCGCTTCAAAAAATTATAAAAAACTATCACTTCAGATTGCCTTAAACGGGCTTTCCTTTTGTATTTTCGATACTTTGAACGGAACTGTGCTCGACATTCAGGAAGTGAAATTTAACTACACGCAATCGCTGGAAGATCAGCTTTGGCGTGCCTTTGTTGATTTTTCCTGGTTAACCAAATTTTATGATGAAGTTGTGGTTTTACACGATAATAACTTCAGCACATTTGTACCAAAACCACTTTTCGACGAACATTATCTGGGCAGCTACCTGCAATACAATACCAAGGTTTTTGAATCCGATTTCTTTGCTTACGACGAAATGAGCACTTACGACATGAATAATGTGCATGTCCCGTTTGTCAACGTAAACAACTTTCTGATCGATCAGTTTGGTTCTTTCGACTACAAAAATGTAAATACGGTTTTGGTTTCGAGGTTATTGGAATTATCCAAAAACAAAGAAGAAAAACAGGTTTACATACATTTTCAGGAAACTCATTTTGAAATTGTTATAACACATAATTTAAAGTTATTGTTGTACAATTCTTTCGAATACAAAACTCCGGAAGATTTTGTTTATTACCTTCTTTTCACCTTAGAACAGCTGCAACTGAATCCAGAAACGGTTTCGGTATTTATGCTGGGTAAAATTTCAGAAAAAGACCCTTGTTTTGAAATTGCTTACCGTTACATCCGTAATATTTCATTATTGGATGTTTCAGCCTTAGCATCTAATTACTCGCTTTCGCAAGCACAAGCATTACAACATTATATCTTACTTAATTCATGAGAATAATTTCCGGAAAATATAAAGGAAGACGCATCAGTCCGCCAAAAAACCTGCCTGTTCGTCCCACTACGGATATGTCAAAAGAAGCCTTGTTTAACATCTTAGGCAACAACTTCAATTTCAGCGAATTAAAAGTACTTGATTTGTTTGCCGGTACCGGAAATATCAGCTATGAATTTGCTTCCCGCGGCTGCGAACCCATCACTAGTGTTGATGGCGATATGGGCTGTGTGAACTTCATAAAAAAAACTACGAAGGAATTTGATTTCGACATAACTCCTATCAAAAGTGATGTTTTCAAATTTCTGGAAAAATGTAAAGCGAGTTACGACATTATTTTTGCCGATCCTCCTTATGGATTAGAACAAAAAGAGTTTGAAAAAATCATCTTGTTAATTTTCGATAACGAACTTTTGGAAGAAGACGGCATGATGGTGATTGAACATTCAAAGCACACCAAACTTGAACACATGGAAAATTTCTCTTTTAGCCGAAACTATGGCGGTTCCGTGTTTTCTTTCTTTGAATTGGAACAAAACCAAGATGAAGAAGAGATTGATGAAGATGGTGATGATGACGAGTTTGATGCTTAGTAGTTAGCAAATTTATTTTTTTTAAGTCGTGTAACTATAACTCAATTTATCTTTCAATCTAAAAAAATCTAAAGATCCAAAAATCTAATATTCTAAAGATCTAAAAAAAGCAGACCTGTAAGCCGGATTCTGTATTCCGATAAAATCGGAACCCTTATCATTTATCTAGTCCCGATATTACTATCGGGATCAAGCTGCCTACCCTTCAGCATCGGACGAGCCGCCCTTATTCCGGCGAACCGGAAACTGCTGATATACTTGGCATTTCACCGCATAGAGTTTACCTGGTTTCACTACAGCATTACCTGTACATACTTTCTGTTGCACTTGTCCTCATCTCTCGACGGACGGGCATTACCCGCTATGCTGCTCTATGGTGTCCGGACTTTCCTCCCTCCCGATTATTCACCGGAACGACGATAAGGCGGTCTGCGGTGCAAACTTACGACAAATAATTGGCTGATGTCAACTTTTAGAAAAACACTTTAACATTAGTTTCTGAAAAAATTGCTCATAAAAATCGTATATTTAATTTTCTTAAATCAACGCTAATTATTACAATTATCATGGCACATACTTATAATTATGCCAGCGCTTCAAAGGCCTTACAGGAACTTAAAGAACTAGGTTTTGTCATTGATTACAACATTAACGACAGCGAAT encodes the following:
- a CDS encoding ATP-dependent DNA helicase, producing the protein MISAKFYSLLKQNFPFQTTAKQDIFFQQIADFATNENQDEIFVLRGYAGTGKTTVISTIVNQLKEINKKYVLLAPTGRAAKVIANYSDKPAHTIHKRIYFPKKSGGGVTFTMQPNKFKNTIFIVDEASMISDSPTESSMYENGSLLDDLIMYIYSGHNCKMVLVGDTAQLPPVGMDVSPALDINKLAINYNMEVPHIELDEVMRQAEKSGILFNATELREVLKSHFIDTFQFQLRGFKDIIRLEDGYDIQDAIHNAYSNYSIEDTCFIVRSNKRANQYNQQIRLKILDKESELSAGDFLMVVKNNYFWLKDNETVDFIANGDIIEVLEIFRFVELYGFRFAKVKIRMVDYPDQIPLETVLILDTLTSESPSLTYEESNRLYQEVLMDYEGETSKYRMLQKVKSNEYFNALQVKFSYAITCHKSQGGQWNTVFIEQPYLPEGIDRDYIRWLYTAVTRAKDKLYLIGFKDDCFE
- a CDS encoding DUF3822 family protein translates to MSTATIASKNYKKLSLQIALNGLSFCIFDTLNGTVLDIQEVKFNYTQSLEDQLWRAFVDFSWLTKFYDEVVVLHDNNFSTFVPKPLFDEHYLGSYLQYNTKVFESDFFAYDEMSTYDMNNVHVPFVNVNNFLIDQFGSFDYKNVNTVLVSRLLELSKNKEEKQVYIHFQETHFEIVITHNLKLLLYNSFEYKTPEDFVYYLLFTLEQLQLNPETVSVFMLGKISEKDPCFEIAYRYIRNISLLDVSALASNYSLSQAQALQHYILLNS
- the rsmD gene encoding 16S rRNA (guanine(966)-N(2))-methyltransferase RsmD; this translates as MRIISGKYKGRRISPPKNLPVRPTTDMSKEALFNILGNNFNFSELKVLDLFAGTGNISYEFASRGCEPITSVDGDMGCVNFIKKTTKEFDFDITPIKSDVFKFLEKCKASYDIIFADPPYGLEQKEFEKIILLIFDNELLEEDGMMVIEHSKHTKLEHMENFSFSRNYGGSVFSFFELEQNQDEEEIDEDGDDDEFDA